The DNA segment TTCATACATAAACAGTACTGTTGAGTTGTATGTTGAGTGAGCAGCCATATAAAGGAATAAACAAATAAGTACTTCAGCCAACAAACTACATATGAAAATAATATGTCtgatattttatgattttaaaaaatagcattgaATAGCAAGAATGGTTTCTGTGAAAATCAAGCACTGAGAATATCACATCTATCCTGAAGAAATCCAGATAATCAGAAGATGGCAGCAAAATGATACAGACTCATAGAATTGTGCAGTTGGGAGGGAACACAATTATCTAGTGAAGTGCTCCCAGTATCAGGGAGATTATACTATTCTTAAAACATGGCTGTCCAGCCACCTCTTAAAATGCTCCAAAATGGAGAATTCTAACCCTTTGTTGATGGACAGCTACATAAAATATTTTAGGTATGTGGATATAAGGACTTCATGAATCTTTGTTATGGTGCTGCTTCTAAAACAACCCAGAATTGCACTAGCTCTTCTAGCAGCTATCtcaactgttggctcatattgaGCTTGTCAGTGGGCATATCCAAATGACATATATTTCTCTTCCTAAATATAataccttccatttctttctgttGAAGAGCATCTTTTCCCAATCAGCCCAGATTTTCCACCTGGTCAGATTACATTACAAACTATGTTCTAACATCAAGAATTCCCTAGAGCGCATACTGCCTGCCTTTTAAATACACACAAAAGTAATGAGTTCTCGTTGGTACAAACAGAGATGGGGAAGGGGGTCATCTGAATATCAGCCCTACTTTTTCTGCTGTGATTGAAAATTGGGACAGGAGATTCACAGAATCCCAGCAAGTTCTTGCTCAACCCTAGTATCCTTTGAACACAATTTGAACAACTCTTGTGTAAATTATTGCAGCTGAAGAACTATACTACTACCTGTACTAACGAGCCAGTAGTATTGATGGGAATTTGGGTCAATATTGGTTTGTACTATGCTCACTTAACAGGATTTCTGATCATTCTGTTCCTTCGATCCCCAGTATGCTCTGGAAAAACTTAAGTGCATTTTTGAGGGGGAAATAAAGAATTGCTTGTAGAGGCAGATGTCTGACTGACAAATCCCAGCCATTAGATTCTATATGATTTATTTGATTGTTAAAATGTTGGAATTATACAGTGAGCCTAAATATGCCCTTTCTTAATTATTACCATAATTAAATAACTAAATAGAACAAGCATTGTCATAATTGCATTTAAGACCCCTGAGATTTTGATAGACTTAATGATGATTTGTGTCGCCTGTAAAGTTTATCAACTGTTTACAGTATCATATTCTAAAGCAGTTCTCCATAAATACTGATGGCTTTTTTAGAATAATtatgaatatttttcattttatatttcttgGATTATTTCACCATTGCTTTAACTCCAGAGATTTCTGTTTCAAGTTGATCCTTGATATATTCATCTGTTGCCTCAGTAGATACACACATCCCTCTTGTATCACCTATTTTTAAACAcaagaaaataatgtatttttaaggTTATAATAGAACATATTGTAATACACTCATTTTTGAAAATAATTGTGCTTACTAAAAATGAAATTCatcataatttaaaatatacatttaataatattAAGTAATTAttgcataaattattttttaGGCTTCATTGTAAAACAATGGAATCTATGTAGTTCcaaaattaaataagaaaaaatagaatagtaaaaaataaaaattaatatgtcAATCCCTACCCATCCTAAAGTGAAAACTAAAGCGAGGGGAACTATATAGCCATTAAATAAGTATTATACCCATTGTATCTTTCTATGGTGGTGTGatatttcttttataaacataattaacATTCAGTTCTTTCTTTCAGTGAACACACTTATAGAACAAGAAGTAAGGAATGGAATACCCTCAAACAGAATAATTTTGGGAGGATTTTCTCAGGTAATACTGATATAACAATTCCAATTCAATGGAAACCCTAACAGTGTGGCAAATCTGTTGTAACTAACTGATTACTTGGATTTCAAGTTATTCTTTTAATCATTTTGGATTATTAATCAATATATTGATTCCAAAAAAAGTTCCCAAACACCTTTTCAGTTATGGTTATTTAGGTCCTTGCTTATTGTAGGTATTTAGTTTGTAGCAACATGAACACAATCCAGTTTTACTGGTAGATTTGATATGCttgtttaaatttctttttcccTTCAGAGTACAGAATGAATAACGATGTTCAGACCAATACAAATACTAAAACAGAAGTTTCCACATATATGTAGAGTCACCGGGAGAGAGGTGAcatataaattattattgtttCATCATACTGGTAATTTTGTATTATACAAAATATATTTGGCATAGTTTATAGCAAATGCTTTTGACTTGATAAACTTTTCTTGTATAGCAGAATTAAAATAATTCTATGTGTCTGTGACATTTTTAGATTTCTGGTTGATAAACTAATCCCATGTTCACATCAAGTGCTAGCTTCTTAAATGAACATGAACGTGAAAATGTACATAGGATAATATAACACATATATAGGGCATATAAAATGATTTACATTAAAATACCTTATGAATTGGATTAAACAAAGACAGAGTTCTCCTTTATACAAAGGTTCACAGTTTTACAGTCTGTACTCAGAAGCCAACAAATATTGACTTGACTACAGCCATGGATTCTTAATGacctttaaaattattataagataTATCAGTTGCATAGTAAATGCTTCATAGTTAACAAAAGAAGTTTGGAAGTGATACACCACTAACAAAAGTATTTTGAAAGACAAAAATGTACTTCTGACAAGTGTTTCAACACTTAGACTAGTTGATGTGACAATCCAACAACTAATGCTACTGCATTATAAATGCTTGACTAGTTtcttaaatattataaaataaatataattgaaaTTCCAGTTTCTAAAAGTAAATTGTGTTTGTTGTTCAGTATTTGATTAAAATGCTACTAATGGACTTTACCTTGATTTTTATTAGGGAGGAGCTTTATCTTTATACACTGCCCTCACAACGCAACAGAAGTTAGGGGGTGTTATAGCACTCAGCTGTTGGCTTCCACTGCGGACTTCATTTCCACAGGTAGTTATTGGTTTCATAAAAATGagagttaatttttatttatactgtTAAATATAAGATCCTAATAGCATTTTAACAGCATCTTTAAGATCCTTATCAAGGTATTGATCAGACATGTCCCAGGTTCTGACTACAAGACACCTTATCTTCTCTAAATAGTCTTGACAGAGGTTCCACTGTCTAAAGTTATGATCTGATGTAAATAAGactgaagaagggagggagggaaggaatatatcaattttaattttagaaagatCAATTTAAGAAACATCCTCGTCCTTGGACAATACTACCTCATAAATGCTTGTGAAGAATCTTGTTTTGAATATTCTTTGTTTTAACAATATTGGATTAATCATATTTCCTGTATAAAGAGGAATCCATAATAGGTGCCACCACAAAAAAACCCTTATCATGATTCACAACACTCTGGGCCCTTACCTTCAGATGGCCGAACAACTGGGCTTTTGAAGTTTCAGATGTGCTACTCTTGATTGATTATATGATATTAAGTCATTACTGACTCAGTAACATTAACAGAGTTCCTTGgatgtcatttagtccaaccccctgctcatggaggagacctgtactagggattcgaaccactgaacttccAACTTTTCTGATCgagaagctcagtgtcttagcccctgagccatctatTCAGACTCTTACTAACCACATGGATAAATTTGTtgttagtaattttatattttctatccacAGTTTTCCTGGTAAAAAGAGTGGTTTATCATTGCCTTCTAGATGCCTGCTTATTTTAGCTTGATAAACTCATCCTTCCCAGGAACATCCCCACCACAGTGAGGCAGTTGggagattgggggtggggtggggaggaggctgAAAGAGAGTTCTGTTAATAATATAAGACATGTAGTGAACTTTAGTATGAGTACAGAGGTTCTGCAAGAATCCAATGTATCATAGCCTAGATGACATTGGAGGATGTGGATTAGACTGCCTTTTGCCATTGAGTACCCACTACATTCCACATATCTGGGGTCAGATCAAAGGAAACAAacctaggtttaggtttaggttctTTTCAACAGAAGATGAAATGGGGGGAAAGAACAGTCAGGATTAAGATGAAAGACTACCACTACATTAATAATGAAGACAATGATATTAGTTAACTTCAAACAGAGAAAGTAGGGGCAGGCCTATCTCAGGCCCTTGGGAAGGACTTCGTAGACTGATAAAAATGCCATATCCATCCTAagtatctggctgactgtgatgaaccataataatttactaaatttatatgctgtctgACTCCCAGCAATTTTGGACAGTTTACAACTGGTTAATAATAAttcttattattgtttattttgctttACAAATAATGCTGCAGTAACtttaaagggattaataaattccaCTGTGTTCCAGAAAACCAAAGATATCTAAATTCCAAACCTGTATTCCAAAAAATTTCAAAAACGGCAAATGTAGAGTCCTGTGTTAAAAAGCCTGaaatttgaattattatttggTCACAGACTTGGCAAATGATACCAACCAAATACTGTCTCTGCGTAGCATTCCgtatttattatatgattatgTAGATAAGAAGGATTGTGGAATAAAGCTACTTAGAGATAGgctgaaataaaaatatgaacataTAACAAATAAACAGCCTGTATAATATGCTTTGCTCTCATAATGTGACTTCTTGTAACATTTTTTCTAGGGTCCCATCAATTGCATCAACAAAGACATGTCTATTCTCCAGTGCCATGGTGACCGTGATCCTTTGGTTCCTTTAATGTTTGGAAGTGTGACTTCTGAAACACTAAAGAAAATGTTAAACCCTGGCAACATAACTTTCAAAATGTACTCAGGCATGATGCATAGCTCATGTATTGAGGTAATGATTGTTTTACATTAAGAATGAGTTATtttaatcaggaaaaaaataatttaagaggtacaggtagtccttgggttacaacAGCAATTAGAAGCAGGAACTCTTGTGTGACATCATGCAACCATGGAGCTGAATGGTGACAATTCCAACAGCCCCACTTGttatcattaagtgaggaccatGTGTGTTATTAAGCAAGGCATTCACATGAGGGCAacttgacttcctgctggcttcctcattgactttgcttgtgggaaactgaCATTGGCAATTGTGATCTTATAAATTCAGTGGCTATGAGTTCAGTGGCACTTGCTTCAATATAATTGGTTATTATAACTTTAGTCCATACAAGTTGAAGATATAAATTAGGATATTGAATGAAAAACCTGATTATAGTAAAGTAGTAGTGTTGATTGAAGACCAGAACAAAAAGTTCCTTGCACGGCAAGGAGCCCAGTTTTTTCTGTAGTAGTTAAGAGAATATTGGTATCAAACCTTCTAAACTAATGTTTTTCATTGTTAAATAGGAAATGATGGATGTGAAGCAATTTATTGATGAGCACCTACCTCCAATTGACTGAAATATATGAGAAGCCTTCGGTTAAATGCACCAGCATCATCTGTACTAGTTGTTTTTTCATGTAGCTATTTCTAAAGCATCTCTGTGCCTACAGTATTAACTGTATTGCAAAGATTAGAAACTATAACTTCATGAGAAACAATATTCTTTTTAAACCCCATTGGCCATAACATAGATATATGGCAGTGGAAAGGCATGTTGGAATATAATTAGGTATTCTCTTCCTTGCTAGATCATTCCAAATTTAAAGTTATGGAGCCCTTTTATAATTCAGAGCAAGATTTTCCCCCAAATCCTGTTATATTATTACTTGCTAAATTAACACTTATATATGCAGTATATAAAACTAAGCATGCAGTGGTAGAACGAGTATTAACGTTCACATTTAACCAATATTATTGCATGTTCAAGGTAAGTCTCAAGTCTTTAAATGATCCCTACACCTTGGAGGAATACAGTATTTTATCCTAAATGTGTGCCCTACTACTTAGAATCTTTGAAAAAGTATTTATAACAAATGTTTCTCATTCAGCTGTCCTTACTGAGATAAATTTAGACATAGATGTCACTAAATTATAtgtagaataaaacaaaagtcatTAGAAATTTTAATATATTGCAAAAAATGAGCTTTCAAAAGCTCTTTTAAGTAGCTAACTtcttaaaaatcaaaatatattgtatatgttaGTCTTAACTTGTTCTgcttcaaaaaaaatcaaaaaagaaatcAAGGTTGTTGTTTAAAGCATTGCACAATCAACTGATATAAGAGACAAGAGAAGGGGTGCAtacaaagaatattttattttaaagctgaAAAAGATCACTGTGAAAATTTGGTTGAACTGTTCTAAATCTATCACAGCTCAGCAGAAATGTAATGTTTGGTTATTCAAAACGAAATCTGGAGGGATACCAGAGAAGTTTTTTGGAGAAAGTTAGGATAAGACTGGTGCACATCATTTCCTCCTAAGCAAGGCATGTGCATTGCTGCCATCTCCTTGCTCTTCCCATGGCCGCCTTCAACCACTACCGCTGATATTCAGCATGGCGTATCACACTGCCTATCTGTTCCTCCCACCCTACAGAGGATTTTTccagcatttttttaattttataattacatttgtaattataattataattaagtaattaataatgtataattaattaataattaataatgtaattaattataattacattTGTACATTTGCTTTCTCCAGTTGCGACTGATATCCAATATGCCATCACCAAGGCAACATGGTTGTTTGGTGCAGAGCACCACAAACTAGCTGTTTTGGAACAGTTTGTGCAAGCAACATTTTCAATATCCCTGGACCAAGTCATTCAGAAATAAGATACTACTTCACCCTTGTCATGACAAATTTTACATCTAAATTCTTAAGACTTGAAATTTTATTTCAGATAAATACATCTTCCTGCAGAAGTTTCATGTTTTGTACATATATACAGTTAATTCTATACATTCATTTTACTTCTATATGTACTTCGTGTAcatatagaaatttaaaaaatccataattCTATAGCATAATTGTAAGAATCCTTTAGAAATAGTGTATAAGTTTTGTGGTCAATATCGtatgtgtggggggaaaaaactggacATGTTCTCTTTCAGGCCATTCACCATATCCCaatattttgctgatttttttagCATCACATTGCTACTGTATATGGTGAAATGGCATCTTCTGAAATTTCTTCAATTTattaatgtgattttatttaagAGGAGACATAGAACCTAATGGAATCACTCATATCTGCAGCTTGTAAGCACTTAAATATAGAATTAAAAATGTAATTGAAGTTACATTTTGGTGGAGCAGATAATCATGGCCTTTGACACTTTTGTCTATGTTCTGGCATTTTCTTGATACTTGCTGGGCTTTAGATAATTAAACTGAGCGCAATCTATATACCAGAAGAAAGAACTGGAAAGTAAGCTGTGTTTGGAATACTTAACTtcaaatttgtaattttttttctggtaCATATTGCCAATATCATGGAGGTTTAAATGGGCTTACATTTAGTTATATGATGGAATTTGGAAAGCAAGGAAACCTACGTTTTTAAGGAAACTTATTGCAGcctgaaacaatattttaaaatgcagattgtGGATTCTAATGAATTTGGCTCTTGAAAGAAGTAAATGTTTCTGTACCGAAAGCATCTCTGGactattttaattataggaatcTCTGCGAGAGTTTGTGTACATAAGACTTGAATATGGGAACAGTGATTTTAtcagtttattttgtttttattgtagacTAGTTACTTACATGCTCCAAGAAGAAAGCATTTTGACAGTATTCAGAGATTTTTTATAAGCGATAAACATGCAAGATTTTCGAACATTGGCTTAACAGAAAATAGtctgttaaaatatttattatgtaaTGATAATTGCTTCAGTTCTTCTCTTAAACATCAGAAATGCAAAACAAACCAAAACTTTGATTAATCTCATTTTTTAACTTAAAAAACTTTATGTGGAACTACTGACATCAAAATATATAGCCCTGAAATAATGTTCAATTTACTTTGGAATCTGACGTATAATACTTTGCTAAACAATCAAACTTTAGAGTATTGAGTCTTAAATTGTTCTTAATTGGAATGTTTAAATAAAATTGCCagtctttattgttttatatcatacCTTAAATGCTGTGACAATTGAGGCAAATCTAATAAATTCAGGATTTTTATCCTGATAGGGTTAGTTTTTAGTTTATCTTGAAATATAGTGCTCATTGCAGTAAATGAATTGCTAAAGGCATACTCTATTTTAACATGAATTTCTGGTATGTTAATTGAATGTTTGCCTTAGGAAGTGTATTGCACTTCAGTAAattctaaatgcatttttttaataaataggtGCTATTGACTGTCAAATATTGTTTCCAGAAAGTATGTATAGGATGTAAATGAAGCCATATGTTCAGGCTGGAGTATtttataaacaatttggcttttcTTTATCTTATATTTTAGGAGGTTCAAGATAACACTTTGATTTTATACTATGTTTATGGCAAGAAATCTACTGAAACATCTTAGATGGAAATTGTAATCTGTTActgtgaataaataaattctgaacaATCAATGAATGAAACAATTTTGGTTGTATGACATATGCTGTATCCCTTATTTGCATCTCTACaattataaacagagggatagaatcaagattacgtgaagtgttaataccattttataatgccttggtaaggccacacttggaatactgcattcagttttgtaaaaaatatattgagac comes from the Ahaetulla prasina isolate Xishuangbanna chromosome 3, ASM2864084v1, whole genome shotgun sequence genome and includes:
- the LYPLA1 gene encoding acyl-protein thioesterase 1, with the translated sequence MCGNTMSAPLPAIVPAAKKATAAVIFLHGLGDTGHGWAEAFAGIRSPHVKYICPHAPIMPVSLNMNMAMPSWFDIFGLAPDSQEDEAGIKQASENVNTLIEQEVRNGIPSNRIILGGFSQGGALSLYTALTTQQKLGGVIALSCWLPLRTSFPQGPINCINKDMSILQCHGDRDPLVPLMFGSVTSETLKKMLNPGNITFKMYSGMMHSSCIEEMMDVKQFIDEHLPPID